One region of Tumebacillus amylolyticus genomic DNA includes:
- a CDS encoding RecQ family ATP-dependent DNA helicase, protein MLDLREPLKRYFGFESFRGGQEQIIQSLLEGEHVLGIMTTGAGKSLCYQLPALLMPGVTLVISPLVALMHDQVEALSRRGIDEATYLNSLLSPQELKNRLAGIRHGAFKLVYIAPERLRSQEFLQLLQDIPVSMLVVDEAHCISEWGHDFRTDYLQIGSVREKLGHVPVLALTATATPEVQEDILIQLRIVNCRKFVTGFDRPNLALVFRREETKEAKYRAAFSFLQKQEGVGIVYAPSRNECEEVARYLRMAMPNETIAFYHAGLRPEERRMVQDEFMAGRVRIVVATNAFGMGIDKPDIRYVVHLHVPASVEGYYQEAGRAGRDGLPSVCMTIYNEQDRAIHHYFLKREFPTEQEYDTAFELMRLHSSEGGVFRGSWREMTRWPGLDDDRLSLLVHQWENIGAMEVLDFTGDGVIFRLDIERMRSRKSDVLTAIERLKLRRFGKLNRVMELLHSPLCRREGVLGYFGQALTERPRVCCDICNPEMAKNPSLVEVTLGALNWGRVLGDLFPEEKLDPRIGEPLRLAMTAGEEAYRVGQQGKADELPRLYEMLNSPSVTTRRMACSAIGKIGRAESVPYLLPRLEDSNPQVRQYALKALAKMDDRRWVGPVWDLLRREDKEYNIRQAKIMLEQMGERVQ, encoded by the coding sequence ATGCTTGATCTGCGGGAGCCGCTGAAGCGGTATTTTGGATTTGAGAGTTTTCGCGGGGGGCAGGAGCAGATCATCCAATCGTTGCTTGAGGGCGAGCATGTGCTGGGGATCATGACGACCGGAGCGGGGAAGTCGCTCTGTTACCAGTTGCCCGCGTTGCTGATGCCCGGTGTGACGCTCGTGATCTCGCCGTTGGTGGCGCTGATGCACGACCAAGTTGAAGCGCTGTCCCGTCGCGGAATCGACGAAGCGACGTATCTGAATTCCCTCCTCTCCCCGCAGGAGTTGAAAAACCGCCTGGCAGGCATCCGCCACGGCGCTTTCAAACTGGTCTACATCGCGCCGGAGCGGTTGCGGAGTCAGGAGTTTTTGCAACTTTTGCAGGACATTCCCGTCTCGATGCTCGTGGTGGACGAAGCGCACTGCATCTCCGAGTGGGGGCATGACTTCCGCACGGACTACTTGCAAATCGGGTCGGTGCGGGAGAAGCTCGGGCATGTTCCCGTGCTCGCGTTGACGGCGACGGCGACGCCGGAAGTGCAGGAGGACATCCTCATTCAACTGCGCATCGTCAACTGTCGCAAGTTCGTCACGGGGTTTGACCGTCCGAACTTGGCGTTGGTGTTTCGCCGCGAAGAGACCAAGGAAGCGAAGTACCGGGCCGCTTTTTCCTTCCTGCAAAAGCAAGAGGGCGTGGGGATCGTCTATGCTCCGTCGCGCAACGAGTGTGAGGAAGTGGCGCGGTATTTGCGTATGGCGATGCCAAACGAAACCATCGCTTTTTATCATGCGGGGTTGCGGCCGGAGGAGCGGCGGATGGTGCAAGACGAGTTCATGGCGGGCCGTGTGCGGATCGTCGTGGCGACCAATGCGTTTGGCATGGGAATTGACAAGCCGGACATTCGCTACGTCGTGCATCTGCATGTACCGGCGAGTGTCGAGGGCTATTACCAAGAGGCGGGTCGTGCCGGGCGGGATGGATTGCCGTCTGTGTGCATGACGATCTACAACGAGCAGGATCGGGCGATTCACCATTATTTTTTGAAGCGAGAGTTTCCGACGGAGCAGGAGTATGACACGGCGTTCGAGTTGATGAGGCTGCACAGTTCGGAGGGCGGCGTGTTTCGCGGGTCGTGGCGCGAGATGACGCGCTGGCCGGGGCTGGACGACGACCGTCTGTCCCTGCTCGTGCATCAGTGGGAGAACATCGGCGCGATGGAGGTCTTGGACTTTACGGGCGACGGTGTGATCTTCCGGCTGGACATCGAGCGGATGAGATCGCGAAAAAGCGACGTGTTGACGGCGATTGAACGGTTGAAGTTGCGCAGGTTCGGCAAATTGAACCGCGTGATGGAGTTGTTGCACTCGCCGCTCTGCCGACGAGAAGGGGTGCTTGGGTACTTCGGACAAGCGCTGACAGAGCGTCCTCGGGTGTGCTGTGACATCTGCAACCCGGAGATGGCGAAGAACCCGAGTCTCGTGGAAGTGACGCTTGGAGCTTTGAATTGGGGGCGGGTTCTGGGAGACTTGTTCCCGGAGGAGAAACTCGACCCGCGCATCGGCGAACCGCTTCGTCTGGCGATGACGGCGGGGGAGGAAGCGTACCGCGTCGGGCAGCAGGGCAAAGCGGACGAGTTGCCGCGCCTGTACGAGATGCTGAATTCGCCGTCTGTGACGACGCGTCGGATGGCGTGTTCGGCGATTGGCAAGATCGGGCGAGCGGAGTCTGTTCCGTACTTGCTCCCGAGATTGGAAGACAGCAACCCGCAAGTGCGACAGTACGCGTTAAAAGCGCTCGCCAAGATGGACGACCGCCGTTGGGTCGGGCCGGTTTGGGACTTGCTGCGGCGAGAGGACAAGGAGTACAACATCCGACAAGCCAAGATCATGTTGGAGCAGATGGGAGAGCGAGTGCAGTGA
- a CDS encoding MazG-like family protein, with protein sequence MSDVRGDAVVTVAELKQQVKEFTESRNWGGGHRSKNLAMSIAIEAAELMEHFQWLENDDYAAEKLTEEKREQVRLEVADIAIYLLSFCNQQGIDLAKAVHDKYQINEKRFPVEEWVK encoded by the coding sequence GTGAGTGACGTGCGTGGAGATGCAGTAGTGACAGTCGCGGAGTTGAAGCAACAGGTGAAGGAGTTCACAGAATCCCGCAATTGGGGCGGCGGACATCGGTCGAAGAACTTGGCGATGAGCATCGCGATTGAAGCGGCGGAGTTGATGGAGCATTTCCAGTGGTTGGAGAACGACGACTACGCAGCGGAGAAGTTGACGGAGGAGAAGCGGGAGCAAGTGCGTCTGGAAGTGGCGGACATCGCGATCTACCTGCTCAGCTTCTGCAACCAACAAGGTATTGATCTGGCGAAGGCCGTTCATGATAAGTACCAAATCAATGAAAAAAGGTTCCCTGTCGAGGAATGGGTCAAGTGA
- a CDS encoding RluA family pseudouridine synthase: MAKGQTSTKAYKQGGKPLPKNGGNSAPSKQFTVQEPAELLAFLLKHITNLSRNSVKSILARGQVFVGEESVTAYNYPLKPGQTVSIGEKKAPVTEAPKMNGVTIMYEDDDVIVIEKASGLLSIATEKETEQLTAYRQLMDHVRRDNPQNRIFVVHRLDRDTSGVMMFAKSQEMKEKLQDTWNESVQERTYIALVEGQVKRKEGTISSWLKETKTLMVYSSPTPNGGQHAVTHYKLLKANKNYSLLEVNLETGRKNQIRVHMQDIGHPIVNDKKYGAKGKSIARLGLHARVLAFVHPRTEKLMRFETSIPKMFMGPFRE; this comes from the coding sequence ATGGCTAAAGGTCAGACTTCTACTAAGGCTTACAAACAGGGTGGCAAACCCTTACCTAAAAACGGCGGGAATTCTGCGCCGAGCAAGCAGTTCACGGTGCAAGAGCCGGCGGAACTGCTGGCATTTTTGCTGAAACACATCACCAACCTCAGCCGGAACTCGGTCAAATCCATTCTGGCACGCGGGCAAGTTTTCGTAGGTGAAGAGTCTGTCACCGCCTACAACTACCCGCTCAAACCGGGGCAAACCGTTTCCATCGGGGAGAAAAAAGCACCCGTCACCGAAGCTCCGAAGATGAACGGGGTTACCATCATGTACGAAGACGACGATGTGATCGTGATCGAGAAAGCGTCCGGCCTGCTCTCGATTGCAACGGAGAAAGAAACGGAGCAGTTGACCGCCTACCGCCAGTTGATGGACCACGTGCGACGAGACAACCCGCAGAATCGAATCTTCGTCGTCCACCGTCTGGACCGTGATACATCCGGTGTCATGATGTTCGCGAAAAGCCAAGAGATGAAAGAAAAACTGCAAGACACCTGGAACGAGAGCGTCCAAGAGCGGACGTACATCGCCTTGGTCGAAGGCCAAGTGAAACGCAAGGAAGGCACGATTTCCTCCTGGCTGAAAGAAACCAAGACCCTCATGGTCTATTCCAGCCCGACCCCGAACGGCGGGCAGCACGCGGTGACGCATTACAAGCTGTTGAAAGCCAACAAGAACTACTCGTTGCTTGAGGTGAACTTGGAAACGGGCCGCAAGAACCAAATCCGGGTCCATATGCAAGACATCGGCCACCCGATCGTGAACGACAAGAAGTACGGCGCGAAGGGCAAGTCGATTGCGCGACTTGGTCTGCACGCCCGAGTTCTGGCATTCGTGCATCCGAGAACGGAGAAACTGATGCGCTTCGAAACGAGCATCCCGAAGATGTTCATGGGGCCGTTTCGGGAATAG
- a CDS encoding S8 family serine peptidase: MVKTKLSFLTILGTALVFVLIVGTSAWTVFAFSKDGKEMTAQNMEIRRYLGLDQNEYKEFTGKGVTVAILDSGIEFHNDIPRDKVVLFKDFVKGQEAPYDDYGHGTFIAGIIGANGKLKGLAENSKLVVAKVLDENGKTDAKTLQKGIEWIIDNKEKQNIRVVNISIGMDSSYFNLNVDEDPIYKDLKILRDMGTVIICSAGNDGPKENTILYPALSQDVITVGSVNAQRTMEHEDDTISVTSSRGSSDLQPNKPDLVAMGVDVTSLDFRKRDGLTTDSGSSYSAAIVSGVAAVLIEKYPENSASSVEMIIRNSVTTVHSAESPSQGHGEIYFADRR; the protein is encoded by the coding sequence ATGGTGAAGACGAAACTATCATTCCTAACAATATTAGGTACCGCACTCGTGTTTGTGCTGATCGTGGGAACTAGTGCATGGACAGTCTTTGCATTTTCCAAGGATGGGAAAGAAATGACTGCTCAGAACATGGAAATCAGAAGATACCTTGGTCTCGATCAGAACGAGTACAAGGAATTTACAGGGAAAGGTGTAACAGTAGCCATTCTTGACTCTGGAATTGAGTTTCATAATGACATTCCTAGAGACAAAGTCGTATTATTTAAGGATTTTGTAAAAGGTCAGGAAGCTCCGTATGATGATTATGGGCACGGTACATTTATTGCTGGGATCATCGGAGCCAATGGAAAGCTAAAGGGTTTGGCTGAGAATAGCAAACTTGTTGTGGCTAAAGTTCTAGACGAAAATGGAAAAACAGATGCGAAAACCTTACAAAAGGGGATAGAATGGATCATCGACAACAAAGAAAAACAGAACATAAGAGTTGTGAATATTTCCATAGGAATGGATTCCAGTTATTTCAACTTAAATGTAGACGAAGACCCTATTTATAAGGACTTAAAAATACTCAGGGATATGGGGACAGTTATTATTTGTTCAGCAGGAAATGATGGGCCAAAAGAGAATACGATCTTATATCCTGCGCTCAGTCAAGACGTAATAACTGTCGGTTCCGTGAATGCACAGCGGACGATGGAACATGAGGATGATACAATATCTGTTACTTCAAGTCGGGGGTCCTCCGATTTGCAACCCAATAAACCAGATCTTGTCGCGATGGGGGTCGATGTGACATCTCTGGATTTCCGGAAACGTGACGGTTTGACCACCGATTCTGGATCCTCTTACTCAGCAGCAATCGTTTCGGGAGTGGCCGCGGTACTAATAGAGAAGTACCCTGAAAACTCTGCGTCTTCAGTAGAAATGATAATTAGAAATAGCGTTACGACAGTGCATAGTGCTGAGTCACCAAGTCAAGGACATGGAGAAATATATTTTGCTGACCGTAGATAA
- a CDS encoding SRPBCC family protein has translation MLEKVGEQYVVRFERKLKHPVELVWAVLTDPEKLVQWLAKADVELVAGGKYELRFQNTDSVMLGVVQHAEAPNLLVYTWCNEGDEKATVVRWELEATEDGTLLVLTHTFDKPDALASFMAGWHVHLDILSSILNDIPMEWPWQRWEEWNKHYQHTL, from the coding sequence ATGTTGGAGAAAGTTGGCGAGCAGTATGTGGTGCGGTTTGAACGGAAATTGAAGCACCCGGTGGAGCTAGTCTGGGCGGTGCTTACCGACCCGGAGAAGTTGGTGCAATGGTTGGCAAAGGCAGACGTTGAGCTGGTTGCCGGTGGGAAGTACGAGCTGCGGTTTCAGAACACAGACTCTGTGATGCTCGGCGTTGTACAACACGCAGAAGCCCCGAACTTGCTGGTGTACACGTGGTGTAACGAAGGCGACGAAAAAGCCACCGTGGTCCGCTGGGAGTTGGAAGCGACGGAGGACGGCACCCTGCTGGTCTTGACGCACACCTTCGATAAACCCGATGCACTCGCCTCGTTCATGGCAGGGTGGCATGTGCATCTGGACATCCTGTCTTCGATCCTCAACGACATCCCAATGGAATGGCCATGGCAACGTTGGGAAGAGTGGAACAAGCACTATCAGCACACTCTTTAG